The Haloplanus sp. CK5-1 genome segment ACGGATCGTCGACCCCCGCGGCGACGGCGGCTTCGGCTACGATCCGATCTTCGAACACGACGGGACGACGCTCGCGGAGATGAGCGCCGCCGAGAAGAACGCCATCTCGCACCGCGGGCGGGCGCTCGCGAAGTTCGCCGAGTGGTACGCGACGCGGTAGTCACGCCCGCGGATCGCGGTCCGGCCCCGGATACTCGCCGCTCACCACCTCCCGATAGAGGCTCTCGGCGTCGAACAGCGTCGCGAACGCGCGGGGATGACGCACGCTCGTCTCCACGCGCTTCCGGATGTTCGCCCCGGCCGACGCCGACAGCAGGAACTCGTCGAGCGTCAGGAGGTGCATCGCGCCGCCGCGATAGGCGGCGGCGAGCGCTGGCCGATCCTCCGCCGGGTGGTCGACGAGGGTGCACGCCTCCTCGACGCGCGCCCGCCAGT includes the following:
- a CDS encoding DUF7384 family protein gives rise to the protein MGSDPSPARVVADADVLAVDLLVGGDARAALDHVREHSWVTLVASDHLLDEAAAVIRELGDDDLARDWRARVEEACTLVDHPAEDRPALAAAYRGGAMHLLTLDEFLLSASAGANIRKRVETSVRHPRAFATLFDAESLYREVVSGEYPGPDRDPRA